Genomic segment of Leptospira perdikensis:
GTCGATGTTGGAAATCTAACCTACCGCACTTTCACTCCCATTAACGTTGATAAAGCGGAAGGCAAACTTTCTTTTTTATGTTACGAACATCACAATGGCCCTGCTTCCCATTGGTTAAGTACCTTAAAAGTTGGTGACACATGCGAAGTATTCGGCCCTCGTGAGTCATTGGATTTTTCGGACCTTGAGGGAGATGCCATCCTATTCGGCGATGAAACTTCTTTTGGTATCGCGAAGGTTTTGCAAAACAAAGTGGGGAAAAAATCTCACTTATTCTTCGAGCTGACTTCGGTAGAAACAAACAAAGAGGCTCTCGAAAAATTAGGAGTTACTGGGCAGAGAATGCTAGAACGATCCGCCGATGGATCACATCTCCAAAAACTTTCACAAGAAATTGTGGACCGCATCTCGCAGATTCCCGACACAAAAGTTTTTTTAACCGGTCGAGCAAGTTCCATCCAACAAGTCAGAAACTATTTAAAAAACTCCGGCATACCAACTAACAAACTAAAGGTTCGTGCCTACTGGGCAGATGGAAAGATCGGCCTGGACTAGTGGGAATTTTTAGGGCGTTCCCAATGGGTTCGTGTCACTGGATTTGATCTAATAAGGGTCGGGCCACTCCGGGGTCCGCTAACGCTCCCGTCCCCAGCCATCTAACGATGGCAGGTGACCAAGCCCTTCGTCTCCCTAACGCGGGAAAATTCAAGAAACCACTCCATTCGCCGATCCTTTCACAGGGAACTCAGTGAAATAAAAT
This window contains:
- a CDS encoding siderophore-interacting protein is translated as MSEPNSFFKRSLKSVFSIFLTQTKISKIERLTNTFVLIEMTGKKLKESKWVPGGKVQVDVGNLTYRTFTPINVDKAEGKLSFLCYEHHNGPASHWLSTLKVGDTCEVFGPRESLDFSDLEGDAILFGDETSFGIAKVLQNKVGKKSHLFFELTSVETNKEALEKLGVTGQRMLERSADGSHLQKLSQEIVDRISQIPDTKVFLTGRASSIQQVRNYLKNSGIPTNKLKVRAYWADGKIGLD